One region of Miscanthus floridulus cultivar M001 chromosome 19, ASM1932011v1, whole genome shotgun sequence genomic DNA includes:
- the LOC136528677 gene encoding uncharacterized protein isoform X2 produces MRDPFDVPVDLINADHNGGNQVSRTGAVSAGDYGLQNGGPKSFAPNSDTLVRHQPQGASLHKDLVVEDTNTRNMDPETKELYFRSQSQEDEILLLRKKIAEASLKELRLLSEKHILERRLTDLRMAVDEKQEEAISGALKQLNQKKAHLEDNMRLANELKVEEEELYFFTSSLLSMLAEYNVRLPQINASTITTGTKRLYQQMHWKLRSLNDNLGDITQPGNIYNPNHQQVTLSRNEPSPSYNMDSNRNALQQYAQGPSVEQMYHGSNFQQDTGGTTHSNYFEEGRVDGDSQLYQPDGDALPGIEGFQIAGEPRPGFQLTACGFPTNGTTLCNFQWVRHLENGIRQSIEGATMYDYVVTADDVGTLLAVDCTPMDDNGRQGDLVTEFANNGNKITCDPEMQSHIDAYISNGRAEFEVYVLAYSPEEWEVATLVLTRPNYRIKLKKTGEVIIDEKYSQSLQTKIPNGRTTQFVLVTAGATLPFNTLGISEPNNEDHDVRLRDLIVLVMRTFQKKALDAKRKGKA; encoded by the exons ATGAGGGATCCATTTGATGTACCGGTTGATCTCATTAATGCGGACCATAATGGCGGGAATCAAGTTTCCAGGACTGGTGCAGTTTCTGCTGGGGACTATGGTTTACAAAATGGTGGACCCAAATCCTTTGCTCCAAACTCCGACACTCTAGTCAG GCATCAACCCCAGGGTGCATCCTTGCACAAAGACTTAGTTGTGGAAGATACCAATACTCGTAACATGGATCCTGAGACCAAG GAACTTTACTTTAGATCACAATCACAAGAGGACGAGATCTTGTTGCTTCGCAAGAAAATTGCTGAGGCATCTCTCAAG GAACTGAGACTGCTGAGTGAAAAACATATTCTGGAGAGGAGGCTCACAGACTTGAGGATG GCTGTTGATGAGAAGCAGGAAGAAGCTATATCTGGTGCTTTGAAACAATTGAACCAGAAGAAAGCCCATCTTGAGGACAATATGAGACTGGCAAATGAACTAAAA GTTGAGGAAGAAGAGCTATACTTTTTTACTTCTTCGTTGCTTAGCATGCTAGCAGAATACAATGTTCGCCTACCTCAAATAAATGCTTCCACCATTACAACTGGTACAAAG CGCTTGTACCAACAGATGCATTGGAAGCTCAGGTCTTTAAAT GACAATTTAGGTGATATTACTCAACCTGGAAATATATATAATCCCAATCATCAGCAAGTAACCCTATCAAGAAATGAACCTTCCCCATCTTATAATATG GATTCAAATAGGAATGCTCTTCAACAGTATGCTCAAGGTCCAAGTGTTGAGCAAATGTACCACGGATCCAATTTTCAGCA GGATACTGGAGGTACTACTCACTCTAATTATTTTGAAGAAGGAAGAGTAGATGGTGACTCACAGTTATACCAACCTGATG gtgatgctttacctggtattgAGGGGTTTCAAATTGCTGGTGAACCGAGACCAGGATTTCAATTAACAGCATGCGGTTTCCCTACAAATGGTACTACCCTTTGCAATTTCCAG TGGGTTCGCCATCTTGAAAATGGTATCAGGCAGTCTATCGAAG gTGCCACGATGTATGACTATGTGGTCACTGCAGATGATGTTGGCACTCTTCTTGCTGTAGACTGTACGCCTATGGATGATAATGGCCGCCAG GGTGATTTGGTGACAGAATTTGCTAACAATGGGAATAAGATAACCTGTG ATCCAGAGATGCAGAGTCATATtgatgcatatatttctaatggCAGAGCTGAATTTGAAGTTTATGTCCTG GCTTATTCTCCTGAGGAATGGGAAGTGGCTACATTGGTGCTTACACGACCTAACTATCGGATTAAGTTAAAAAAGACCGGTGAAGTTATAATTGATGAGAAGTACTCACAAAGTCTACAG ACAAAAATTCCAAATGGGCGCACAACTCAATTTGTTTTAGTAACTGCGGGTGCAACTCTTCCATTTAACACACTGGGAATATCAGAACCAAACAATGAGGATCACGATGTTAG GTTACGTGATCTAATCGTATTAGTCATGAGAACTTTCCAGAAAAAG GCTCTAGATGCTAAAAGAAAAGGCAAGGCTTAG
- the LOC136528677 gene encoding uncharacterized protein isoform X1 translates to MRDPFDVPVDLINADHNGGNQVSRTGAVSAGDYGLQNGGPKSFAPNSDTLVRHQPQGASLHKDLVVEDTNTRNMDPETKELYFRSQSQEDEILLLRKKIAEASLKELRLLSEKHILERRLTDLRMAVDEKQEEAISGALKQLNQKKAHLEDNMRLANELKVEEEELYFFTSSLLSMLAEYNVRLPQINASTITTGTKRLYQQMHWKLRSLNDNLGDITQPGNIYNPNHQQVTLSRNEPSPSYNMDSNRNALQQYAQGPSVEQMYHGSNFQQDTGGTTHSNYFEEGRVDGDSQLYQPDGDALPGIEGFQIAGEPRPGFQLTACGFPTNGTTLCNFQWVRHLENGIRQSIEGATMYDYVVTADDVGTLLAVDCTPMDDNGRQGDLVTEFANNGNKITCDPEMQSHIDAYISNGRAEFEVYVLQAYSPEEWEVATLVLTRPNYRIKLKKTGEVIIDEKYSQSLQTKIPNGRTTQFVLVTAGATLPFNTLGISEPNNEDHDVRLRDLIVLVMRTFQKKALDAKRKGKA, encoded by the exons ATGAGGGATCCATTTGATGTACCGGTTGATCTCATTAATGCGGACCATAATGGCGGGAATCAAGTTTCCAGGACTGGTGCAGTTTCTGCTGGGGACTATGGTTTACAAAATGGTGGACCCAAATCCTTTGCTCCAAACTCCGACACTCTAGTCAG GCATCAACCCCAGGGTGCATCCTTGCACAAAGACTTAGTTGTGGAAGATACCAATACTCGTAACATGGATCCTGAGACCAAG GAACTTTACTTTAGATCACAATCACAAGAGGACGAGATCTTGTTGCTTCGCAAGAAAATTGCTGAGGCATCTCTCAAG GAACTGAGACTGCTGAGTGAAAAACATATTCTGGAGAGGAGGCTCACAGACTTGAGGATG GCTGTTGATGAGAAGCAGGAAGAAGCTATATCTGGTGCTTTGAAACAATTGAACCAGAAGAAAGCCCATCTTGAGGACAATATGAGACTGGCAAATGAACTAAAA GTTGAGGAAGAAGAGCTATACTTTTTTACTTCTTCGTTGCTTAGCATGCTAGCAGAATACAATGTTCGCCTACCTCAAATAAATGCTTCCACCATTACAACTGGTACAAAG CGCTTGTACCAACAGATGCATTGGAAGCTCAGGTCTTTAAAT GACAATTTAGGTGATATTACTCAACCTGGAAATATATATAATCCCAATCATCAGCAAGTAACCCTATCAAGAAATGAACCTTCCCCATCTTATAATATG GATTCAAATAGGAATGCTCTTCAACAGTATGCTCAAGGTCCAAGTGTTGAGCAAATGTACCACGGATCCAATTTTCAGCA GGATACTGGAGGTACTACTCACTCTAATTATTTTGAAGAAGGAAGAGTAGATGGTGACTCACAGTTATACCAACCTGATG gtgatgctttacctggtattgAGGGGTTTCAAATTGCTGGTGAACCGAGACCAGGATTTCAATTAACAGCATGCGGTTTCCCTACAAATGGTACTACCCTTTGCAATTTCCAG TGGGTTCGCCATCTTGAAAATGGTATCAGGCAGTCTATCGAAG gTGCCACGATGTATGACTATGTGGTCACTGCAGATGATGTTGGCACTCTTCTTGCTGTAGACTGTACGCCTATGGATGATAATGGCCGCCAG GGTGATTTGGTGACAGAATTTGCTAACAATGGGAATAAGATAACCTGTG ATCCAGAGATGCAGAGTCATATtgatgcatatatttctaatggCAGAGCTGAATTTGAAGTTTATGTCCTG CAGGCTTATTCTCCTGAGGAATGGGAAGTGGCTACATTGGTGCTTACACGACCTAACTATCGGATTAAGTTAAAAAAGACCGGTGAAGTTATAATTGATGAGAAGTACTCACAAAGTCTACAG ACAAAAATTCCAAATGGGCGCACAACTCAATTTGTTTTAGTAACTGCGGGTGCAACTCTTCCATTTAACACACTGGGAATATCAGAACCAAACAATGAGGATCACGATGTTAG GTTACGTGATCTAATCGTATTAGTCATGAGAACTTTCCAGAAAAAG GCTCTAGATGCTAAAAGAAAAGGCAAGGCTTAG